DNA sequence from the Bradyrhizobium diazoefficiens genome:
CGTGAACTACATGATGGTGGCGGAACGGATGGTGTGAGGCCGAGTGTAGGGAGACGCCGAACTGCGTCCCCAAACACGGTGTCGTCCCGGGACCCATAGCCACAGGCCTCAATCGTTAGCCAAGGCAGGCGTCCGAGCATGTACTACGTCTACATTCTCGCCAGCGGTCATCACGGAACACTCTATATCGGGATCACCAACTCGCTCCAAAAGCGGTTGGAGGAGCACCGGAGCGGCAAGGGCTCGAAATTCGTCAAACGCTATGGGGTGTACCGCCTCGTCTACACCGAAGCCTACGAGCGGGTAGAAGACGCCATTGCCCGTGAAAAGCAGCTCAAGCGCTGGAAGCGCGACTGGAAGATCGAGCTGATCGAACGCGATAACCTGGAATGGCGCGATCTGAGCGATCTCTTGGGCTGATGCGTTCGCTCGTTGAGATGGCGAGACCGTGCCACACCCTCGCTGTTGTCCCTGCGAACGCAGGGACCCATACCGCGGAATCTATCGGTGGGTAGACAGTGTTAGATGCGCGGGTTGGCACCTTTCGTCAAACTGCTCCCTGGGGTTATGGGTCCCTGCGTTCGCAGGGACGACAGTGTGCTTGTTGCGAGAGCATCGCTCCCATGACGCCCGTGTGGTTGACCGCGTGGGCGGTAGCTTGCAGGTTGACCGCGATCCTTTCCCTGCATTAGCAACCCCACATCCCCATGCTTACCATCGCCAGCCTCTGGATTCCCTTCACCGTCATTGCTGCGCTCGGGCAGGTCGCGCGCAATGCGATGCAGCGGTTGCTGACGAAGCCGCTGGGGACCTGGGGCGCGACCAATATCCGCTTCTTGTTCGGCTTCCCGTTCTCGCTACTGTTTCTCGGCGTGGTGCTGGTCGCCACCGGCGATCACCTCGGCATGCCGCCGACCGTGTTCTGGCCGTGGCTGCTGCTGGGCGCACTCAGTCAGATCATCGCCACCGGCCTGATGCTGCTCGCGATGAACGACCGCTCCTTCGTGGTGACGACTGCGTATCTCAAGACCGAGGCGATCCAGACCGCGATCTTCGGCTTCGTCTTCCTCGGCGATCACCTGATCTGGCTGAAGGTGCTGGCGATCGTCATCGCGACCGTCGGCGTCGTCATCACCGCGCTGCGCCTGGGTGGCGACAAGAGCTTTGCCGAGCTGAAGCCGACGATGACCGGCCTCGTTGCGGCGGCTGCCTTCGCGCTCTCGGCGGTCGGCTTTCGTGGTGCCATCATCAATGTGACCGGCGTATCCTTCGTGACCGCAGCATCGTTCACACTGGTGCTCGGCCTGTTCGTGCAGACGCTGATCTTGACGATTTATCTGCTCTGGCGCGCGCCAAAGGTGCTGCAGGGTATCCTCGGGATGTGGCGGCCGTCGATGCTGGCCGGCTTCACCGGAGCCTTCGCCTCGCAATTCTGGTTCCTGGCGTTCGCGCTGACGGCCGCCGCCAATGTCCGCACGCTCGCTCTGATCGAGGTGCTGTTCGCACAAGCCGTGGCGTATTACTCGTTCAAGCAGCCAATCGCGCCGCGCGAGATTATTGGCATCGCGCTGATCGTGGCGGGCGTGGCACTGCTGGTGGGTGTGTAGCCAGTTTGCTGTCATTCCGGGCGATGCGCAGCATCGAACCGGAATCTCGAGGTTCTCAGGTGCGCAATTGCGCACCATAGTTCGCGCTTTGCGCGCCCCGGAACGACTGGTAAGACTAATTCCGGTCTTCCGGCAGCGTCGGCAGCGGCGAGACCTCAATGCCTTCGTCGATCAGCGATTTTGCCTCGTCGGGCGAGGCCTCGCCGTAGATCGGGCGGTGCTCCTTGTCGCCGTAATGCATCGCGCGGGCTTCGTTCGCGAAGCGCTCGCCGACATTGTCGGCGTTCTTGACGATGTGGTCGCGCAGCTCTTTCAGCTTGGCGCGCAGCTCACGTTCCTGCGCCATCATTAGCGAGGTCGATCCGGGCGCAGCAGCCTCGGGCACGGCAGTCGTGGTTGTCGTGGGCTCCGGCGGCGGCGTGGCGCGGCCCTTCTTGCCGACAACGCGTGGCGCCATGATCGCCTTCTCGACCTTGGCGGAGCCGCAGATCGGACAGGTCACGAGCTTGCGCTTGACCTGTGAATCATAGGCCGACGAGCTCTGGAACCAGCTCTCGAACGCATGGTCGCGGTCGCAATGGAGCGCGTAGCGGATCATGCCGAGCCCCGCACCAAATGCAGATGATCCGGCCCGGCCTTGGGATCGGAGACGCCGAAGCGGCGACCGTGCTGGAGCGAGGGGATCGCGCGGCGGGCGGTCTCGACCTTGGCCGGATCGATCTTCGCCATGATGATGCCGGGCTCGACATCGCCCTCGGCGAGGATCTCGCCCCAGGGATCGATGATCAGCGAGTGACCATACGTCTCGCGCTTGTTCTCGTGGGTGCCTGCCTGGGCCGCTGCGAAGATGAAGCAGCCGGTCTCGATCGCGCGCGAGCGCAGCAGGATGTGCCAGTGCGCCTCGCCGGTCTTGCGGGTGAAGGCCGACGGCACCGTAACGAAATGCGCGCCGCTTTCGGCCAGCGCGCGGTAGAGCGCCGGGAAGCGCAAATCGTAGCAGATCGTCAGCCCGATGCGGCCCCAAGGCAGGTCGGATATCACCGCTGTCTCGCCCGGCTGATAATTGGCGGATTCGCGATAGCTCTCGCCGTCCGGCAGCTCGATGTCGAACATGTGGATCTTGTCGTAACTCGCGAGCACATTGCCCTCGGGCCCGATCAGGAAGGAGCGGTTGACCGCCTTCTCCGGCGAGAAGCGCAGCGCCAGCGAGCCGACATGGATATGGATCTTCAACTCGGCCGCGAGCGCGCGATACGCCTTTAGCGAGGTGTCGTCCTCCTCGCTCTGGAGGTGCTCGAACAGCGCCTTGCGGTTCTGCTGCATCATGTTGCTGACTTCAGGCGTCTGCACGTAGTCGGCGCCGTTGGCCGCCGCCTGCCGAATCAGCCTGGTGGCCTGCGCCAGGCTCGGCTCGGGCATCAAGCCGGTGCGCATCTGCACCATGGCGGCGGTGAAAATTCTGTTGTCGCTCATGAGACTGCCTTGACGCCTTCGAGCAGGCCGTCGAGCTTGCCCTGGCGATCGAGCGCGTAGAGGTCGTCGCAGCCGCCGATATGGGTTCCACCGATCCAGATCTGCGGGAAGGTCGAGCCCTCGCCGGCGCGGTCATACATCTCGTCGCGCCAGGACGGGTTCCTGGCGACGTCGAATTCCATGAAGCTCGCCTTCTTGCGGGTCAGAAGCGACCTGGCAGCGGAACAATAGCCGCATCCCGGCCTGGTGTAGATCTCGACAGCAGCAGTCATGGCGTCCAGCGCTCTCATTTCGTGAATCCATTGAATTATATGGGAGTTTACCGGCTCTCGACAACCCGGGCAAAGACCAGCACGTCGACCTGGGCTGCCTTGGCGCGAAGCAGAGCGCGCGCGCAGGCATCCAGCGTCGCACCTGATGTCAGGACGTCATCGACAAGGATGATGCGCCGGCCCTGCACCTCGGCCTGACGGTCGGCGGATACCTGGAATGCGCCCTGCACATTGGTGGCGCGCTGGGCCCGCGACAGGCCGATCTGCTGCTCGGTGGCGCGGACCCGGCGCAGCACCTCAGCTTTCACCTTCACCCCGCTCTGCCCTGCGATGATGTGCGCCAGCGCACCAGACTGGTTGTAGCGCCGCCGCCAGGCCCGGCGCCAATGCAGGGGCACCGGCACCAGCATGTCGGCGCCCGCGAGCAGTTCGCCGCCCGCGCGCGCCATCCAGCGGCCCATGGCGGGCGCCAGATCGGTTCGGTCCTGGTATTTCAGCGCATGTACCAGCGTGCGCGCGACGTCGTCATAACGCACCGCCGCGCGTGCCCGCTGGTAGGCCGGGGGGCTCGCGATCGCTTCCATCGACAGCATGTCGGGGCCGGGGTCGTAGACGAAGGGAATGCCGAGCCGCGGGCAGTAGGGCCGTTCGATGAACGACAGCTTCGCCCAGCATGCCGCGCAAACACCCTGGCCATCGACCGGCTCGCGGCAGGACACGCACAGCGCCGGCAGCGCAATGTCGAGCGCGAGTTTTGCCACGCGCGTCAGCAAGTGGCGACCGGCCGTCCATACGACATGGAAGGGTGTGGCAATGGAACGGTTGCGGGCGGCGTCGGCATCCATGGGGAGAGGCTAGCGCCGCATGCACCGGATTGCCAGAACCGTCGTGATCGGCGTAACCAGCGGCATGGCTCAAAACCCCCAAACACCGCCCGCCTTGTTTGATCGCGCCTTGCTGCATGCCCGGCAGCGGCGTGCTCAGGCACTAGGTGCGGTGAGCTTCCTGCTCGACCGGGTTGCCGAGGACATGTCCGACCGGCTGGCCGCGGTGATGCGCGAGTTTCATGCGCCGGCCGATCTGTGGACACCCGGTGAGGGGCTTGCGGCGCTGCGTGCGCGGCTGCCTTCCATCCGGCGGATCGTGCTCGATGCAGCAGGTGCGGAGAAATTGCCCTTTGCGCCGGAAAGTCTCGATCTCGTGGTCTCCGCGCTGGCGCTGCAATTCGTCAATGACCTTCCGGGCGTGCTCGCACAAATTCGCCGCGCGCTGAAGCCGGACGGGCTGTTGCTCGCGGCGATGATCGGCGGGGACAGCCTGACCGAGCTGCGGCAGGCCTTTGCGGCAGCGGAAGCCGAATGCGAGGGCGGTGTGTCGCCGCGCGTAGCACCATTCGCTGACTTGCGCGACATCGGCGCGCTGCTGCAGCGGGCGGGCTTTGCACTGCCGGTCACAGACGTCGATCGCGTCGTGGTGCGCTATTCCAGCGCATTCGCGCTGATGCAGGATATCAGGCGCATGGGCGCGGCCAATGTGCTGATCGAGCGGCGGCGTACGCCGAGCCGGCGCGCGACGCTGCTGCGCATGGCCGAAATCTATGCCGAGCGCTTTGCGGATGCCGACGGGCGCATCCGCGCCACCTTCGACATCATCTGGCTCTCCGGCTGGGCGCCGCATGCAAGCCAGCAGCAGCCGCTGA
Encoded proteins:
- the grxC gene encoding glutaredoxin 3, whose protein sequence is MTAAVEIYTRPGCGYCSAARSLLTRKKASFMEFDVARNPSWRDEMYDRAGEGSTFPQIWIGGTHIGGCDDLYALDRQGKLDGLLEGVKAVS
- a CDS encoding GIY-YIG nuclease family protein, translating into MYYVYILASGHHGTLYIGITNSLQKRLEEHRSGKGSKFVKRYGVYRLVYTEAYERVEDAIAREKQLKRWKRDWKIELIERDNLEWRDLSDLLG
- a CDS encoding methyltransferase domain-containing protein, translated to MAQNPQTPPALFDRALLHARQRRAQALGAVSFLLDRVAEDMSDRLAAVMREFHAPADLWTPGEGLAALRARLPSIRRIVLDAAGAEKLPFAPESLDLVVSALALQFVNDLPGVLAQIRRALKPDGLLLAAMIGGDSLTELRQAFAAAEAECEGGVSPRVAPFADLRDIGALLQRAGFALPVTDVDRVVVRYSSAFALMQDIRRMGAANVLIERRRTPSRRATLLRMAEIYAERFADADGRIRATFDIIWLSGWAPHASQQQPLKPGSAKASLAEAVKKAGEE
- a CDS encoding DUF1178 family protein codes for the protein MIRYALHCDRDHAFESWFQSSSAYDSQVKRKLVTCPICGSAKVEKAIMAPRVVGKKGRATPPPEPTTTTTAVPEAAAPGSTSLMMAQERELRAKLKELRDHIVKNADNVGERFANEARAMHYGDKEHRPIYGEASPDEAKSLIDEGIEVSPLPTLPEDRN
- a CDS encoding EamA family transporter, which produces MLTIASLWIPFTVIAALGQVARNAMQRLLTKPLGTWGATNIRFLFGFPFSLLFLGVVLVATGDHLGMPPTVFWPWLLLGALSQIIATGLMLLAMNDRSFVVTTAYLKTEAIQTAIFGFVFLGDHLIWLKVLAIVIATVGVVITALRLGGDKSFAELKPTMTGLVAAAAFALSAVGFRGAIINVTGVSFVTAASFTLVLGLFVQTLILTIYLLWRAPKVLQGILGMWRPSMLAGFTGAFASQFWFLAFALTAAANVRTLALIEVLFAQAVAYYSFKQPIAPREIIGIALIVAGVALLVGV
- a CDS encoding ComF family protein, coding for MDADAARNRSIATPFHVVWTAGRHLLTRVAKLALDIALPALCVSCREPVDGQGVCAACWAKLSFIERPYCPRLGIPFVYDPGPDMLSMEAIASPPAYQRARAAVRYDDVARTLVHALKYQDRTDLAPAMGRWMARAGGELLAGADMLVPVPLHWRRAWRRRYNQSGALAHIIAGQSGVKVKAEVLRRVRATEQQIGLSRAQRATNVQGAFQVSADRQAEVQGRRIILVDDVLTSGATLDACARALLRAKAAQVDVLVFARVVESR
- a CDS encoding carbon-nitrogen hydrolase family protein, coding for MSDNRIFTAAMVQMRTGLMPEPSLAQATRLIRQAAANGADYVQTPEVSNMMQQNRKALFEHLQSEEDDTSLKAYRALAAELKIHIHVGSLALRFSPEKAVNRSFLIGPEGNVLASYDKIHMFDIELPDGESYRESANYQPGETAVISDLPWGRIGLTICYDLRFPALYRALAESGAHFVTVPSAFTRKTGEAHWHILLRSRAIETGCFIFAAAQAGTHENKRETYGHSLIIDPWGEILAEGDVEPGIIMAKIDPAKVETARRAIPSLQHGRRFGVSDPKAGPDHLHLVRGSA